In one Aquabacterium sp. OR-4 genomic region, the following are encoded:
- a CDS encoding oxidoreductase-like domain-containing protein: MDFAIEDRATGLAVIQHLQGRAASAGVALREPPPEPVGCCGRGCNGCVWEGWFSAVAYWRDESLFALEP; encoded by the coding sequence ATGGACTTTGCCATCGAAGACCGGGCCACCGGCCTGGCCGTGATCCAGCACCTGCAGGGCCGCGCGGCCAGCGCCGGCGTGGCGCTGCGCGAGCCGCCGCCCGAGCCGGTGGGCTGCTGCGGCCGCGGCTGCAACGGCTGCGTGTGGGAGGGCTGGTTCTCGGCCGTGGCCTACTGGCGCGACGAGTCGCTGTTCGCCCTCGAGCCTTGA
- the xth gene encoding exodeoxyribonuclease III, which yields MKLATWNVNSLAVRLPQLLDWLAAQQPDALVLQETKLTDDKFPHQALAEAGWHSAWHGQKTYNGVALLAREAPLDVVRNIPGFADEQARVIAGTVAGVRVVGAYFPNGQAPGSEKFAYKMGWLDALTAWLRSELAAHPRLLLLGDYNIAPDDRDVFDPVAWAGQIHCTDEERAHFRALLELGLHDAFRLFEQPPKSWSWWDYRNLAFRKNQGLRIDHILVSEALRAQVRQCSIDKQPRRNERPSDHAPVIVELAM from the coding sequence TTGAAACTCGCCACCTGGAACGTCAATTCGCTGGCCGTGCGCCTGCCCCAGCTGCTGGACTGGCTGGCCGCGCAGCAGCCCGATGCGCTGGTGCTGCAGGAAACCAAGCTCACCGACGACAAGTTTCCGCACCAGGCCCTGGCCGAGGCGGGCTGGCACAGCGCCTGGCATGGCCAGAAAACCTACAACGGCGTGGCCCTGCTGGCGCGCGAGGCGCCACTGGACGTGGTGCGCAACATCCCCGGCTTTGCCGACGAGCAGGCGCGGGTGATTGCCGGCACGGTGGCCGGCGTGCGAGTGGTGGGGGCCTATTTCCCCAACGGCCAGGCGCCCGGCAGCGAGAAGTTTGCTTACAAGATGGGCTGGCTCGACGCACTGACCGCCTGGCTGCGCAGCGAGCTGGCCGCCCACCCGCGGCTGCTGTTGCTGGGCGACTACAACATCGCCCCCGACGACCGCGACGTGTTCGACCCGGTGGCCTGGGCCGGCCAGATCCATTGCACCGACGAAGAACGCGCGCATTTCCGCGCCCTGCTGGAGCTGGGCCTGCACGACGCGTTTCGCCTGTTCGAGCAGCCGCCCAAGAGCTGGAGCTGGTGGGATTACCGCAACCTCGCCTTCCGCAAGAACCAGGGCCTGCGCATCGACCACATCCTGGTCAGCGAGGCGCTGCGGGCGCAGGTGCGGCAGTGCAGCATCGACAAGCAGCCGCGGCGCAACGAGCGGCCCAGCGACCATGCACCGGTGATCGTCGAGTTGGCCATGTGA
- the glnA gene encoding type I glutamate--ammonia ligase, protein MAKTVADVMSMVKENEVKFVDFRFTDTRGKEQHVSVPVSHFDEDKFTSGHAFDGSSIAGWKGIEASDMQLMPDPNTANIDPFFEEPTLILTCDVVDPADGKPYERDPRSLAKRAEAYMKSTGLGDAAYFGPEPEFFVFDSIRWGNDMSGCFYKIDAEEAAWNSGKEYEHGNNGFRPAVKGGYFPVPPVDSGQDMRSEMCLILESVGIPVEVHHHEVANAGQMEIGTKFSTLIQRADWVQLQKYIIHNVAAAYGKTATFMPKPIVGDNGSGMHVHQSVWKDGKNLFAGDGYAGLSEFALYYIGGIIKHARALNAITNPGTNSYKRLVPGFEAPVKLAYSAKNRSASIRIPYVANPKGRRVEARFPDPLMNPYLGFAALLMAGLDGVENKIHPGEAATKDLYHLPPDEDAKIPTVCSSLEQALEYLDKGRSFLTKGGVFTDSYIDAYIDLKMQEVTRFRMATHPVEFDMYYTL, encoded by the coding sequence ATGGCCAAGACCGTCGCCGACGTGATGTCGATGGTGAAGGAAAACGAAGTCAAGTTCGTCGACTTCCGTTTCACCGACACCCGCGGCAAGGAACAGCACGTTTCTGTGCCCGTGTCCCACTTCGATGAAGACAAGTTCACGTCAGGCCACGCCTTCGACGGCTCGTCGATCGCCGGCTGGAAGGGCATCGAAGCGTCGGACATGCAGCTGATGCCTGACCCGAACACGGCCAACATCGACCCGTTCTTCGAAGAACCCACGCTGATCCTGACCTGCGACGTGGTTGATCCCGCCGACGGCAAGCCCTACGAGCGCGATCCGCGCTCGCTGGCCAAGCGCGCCGAGGCCTACATGAAGAGCACCGGCCTGGGCGACGCCGCCTACTTCGGCCCCGAACCCGAGTTCTTCGTGTTCGACAGCATCCGCTGGGGCAACGACATGTCGGGTTGCTTCTACAAGATCGACGCGGAAGAAGCGGCCTGGAACAGCGGCAAGGAATACGAGCACGGCAACAACGGCTTCCGTCCGGCGGTCAAGGGTGGCTACTTCCCCGTGCCCCCGGTCGACAGCGGCCAGGACATGCGCTCGGAGATGTGCCTGATCCTTGAATCGGTGGGCATCCCGGTGGAGGTGCACCACCACGAGGTGGCCAACGCCGGCCAGATGGAAATCGGCACCAAGTTCAGCACGCTGATCCAGCGCGCCGACTGGGTGCAGCTGCAGAAGTACATCATCCACAACGTGGCCGCTGCCTACGGCAAGACCGCCACGTTCATGCCCAAGCCCATCGTCGGCGACAACGGCAGCGGCATGCATGTGCACCAGTCGGTCTGGAAGGACGGCAAGAACCTGTTCGCTGGCGACGGCTATGCCGGCCTGAGCGAGTTCGCGCTGTACTACATCGGCGGCATCATCAAGCACGCCCGTGCACTGAACGCCATCACCAACCCCGGCACCAACAGCTACAAGCGCCTGGTGCCCGGCTTCGAAGCTCCGGTGAAGCTGGCCTATTCGGCCAAGAACCGCTCGGCCTCGATCCGCATCCCCTACGTGGCCAACCCCAAGGGCCGTCGCGTGGAAGCCCGCTTCCCCGATCCCCTGATGAACCCCTACCTGGGTTTCGCGGCGCTGCTGATGGCCGGTCTGGACGGCGTGGAAAACAAGATCCACCCGGGCGAAGCCGCCACCAAGGACCTGTACCACCTGCCGCCGGACGAAGACGCGAAGATCCCGACCGTGTGCTCGAGCCTCGAGCAGGCGCTGGAGTACCTGGACAAGGGCCGCAGCTTCCTGACCAAGGGTGGCGTGTTCACCGACAGCTACATCGACGCCTACATCGACCTGAAGATGCAGGAAGTGACCCGCTTCCGCATGGCCACCCACCCGGTCGAGTTCGACATGTACTACACGCTCTGA
- the ntrC gene encoding nitrogen regulation protein NR(I), which yields MKPIWIVDDDQSIRFVLEKALAREQFATRSFSNPRDVLAALDDDAPQVLVSDIRMPGGSGIDLLAKVKERLPGLPVIIMTAYSDLDSAVSAFQGGAFEYLPKPFDLPKAVELIRRAVDESVREQVRDTAQAQMPEMLGQAPAMQDVFRAIGRLSQSNVTVLITGESGSGKELVARALHKHSPRAAGPFIAINTAAIPKDLLESELFGHERGAFTGAQTTRRGRFEQADEGTLFLDEIGDMPFDLQTRLLRVLSDGQFYRVGGHQPLKANVRVIAATHQNLEQRVREGGFREDLFHRLNVIRLRLPPLRERREDIAGLTRFFLAKSAKELGVEAKRITEAALERLMAFDFPGNVRQLENVCHWLTVMAPAQVIEPKDLPPELLSEAPLLAAGAPALSSGGGQPVAMGEAPASAPAWVSLGSPAPGMAPEVPTAAMAPAVQAPAGWLNDLQREARRLLESGDPQVWDTLTRQFEGQLIHTALEITRGRRIEAAHKLGIGRNTITRKIQELGLDD from the coding sequence ATGAAACCCATCTGGATCGTTGACGACGACCAATCCATCCGCTTCGTGCTCGAGAAGGCGTTGGCCCGTGAGCAGTTCGCCACGCGCAGCTTCTCGAACCCCCGCGACGTTCTTGCCGCACTCGACGACGACGCGCCGCAGGTGCTGGTGAGCGACATCCGCATGCCCGGAGGCTCGGGCATCGACCTGCTGGCCAAGGTCAAGGAGCGCCTGCCCGGCCTGCCGGTGATCATCATGACCGCCTACTCCGACCTGGACAGCGCGGTCAGCGCCTTCCAGGGCGGGGCCTTCGAGTACCTGCCCAAGCCCTTCGACCTGCCCAAGGCGGTGGAGCTGATCCGCCGCGCGGTCGACGAGAGCGTGCGCGAGCAGGTGCGCGACACCGCCCAGGCGCAGATGCCCGAGATGCTGGGCCAGGCGCCGGCGATGCAGGACGTGTTCCGCGCCATCGGCCGGCTCAGCCAGAGCAATGTCACGGTGCTGATCACCGGCGAATCGGGCTCGGGCAAGGAGCTGGTGGCGCGTGCGCTGCACAAGCACAGCCCGCGCGCGGCCGGCCCGTTCATCGCCATCAACACCGCGGCCATCCCGAAGGATCTGCTCGAAAGCGAGCTGTTCGGCCACGAGCGCGGCGCCTTCACCGGCGCGCAGACCACGCGGCGCGGGCGCTTCGAGCAGGCCGACGAGGGCACGCTGTTTCTCGACGAAATCGGCGACATGCCCTTCGATCTGCAGACCCGCCTGCTGCGTGTGCTGAGCGACGGGCAGTTCTACCGCGTGGGCGGCCACCAGCCGCTGAAGGCCAATGTGCGGGTGATCGCCGCCACGCACCAGAACCTGGAGCAGCGGGTGCGTGAAGGCGGCTTCCGCGAGGACTTGTTCCACCGCCTCAATGTGATCCGCCTGCGCCTGCCGCCGCTGCGCGAGCGCCGCGAGGACATCGCCGGCCTGACCCGCTTTTTCCTGGCCAAGAGCGCCAAGGAGCTGGGCGTCGAGGCCAAGCGCATCACCGAGGCCGCGCTCGAGCGGCTGATGGCCTTCGACTTTCCGGGCAATGTGCGGCAGCTCGAGAACGTGTGCCACTGGCTCACGGTGATGGCCCCGGCCCAGGTGATCGAGCCCAAGGACCTGCCGCCCGAGCTGCTGAGCGAGGCGCCGCTGCTGGCGGCTGGCGCGCCGGCCTTGTCGTCGGGCGGCGGCCAGCCGGTGGCGATGGGCGAAGCGCCGGCCTCGGCGCCGGCCTGGGTCAGCCTGGGCTCGCCGGCGCCCGGCATGGCACCTGAGGTGCCGACGGCCGCCATGGCGCCGGCCGTTCAGGCCCCGGCCGGCTGGCTGAACGACCTGCAGCGCGAGGCGCGCCGCCTGCTCGAATCGGGCGACCCGCAGGTCTGGGACACGCTGACCCGGCAGTTCGAGGGACAGCTGATCCACACCGCGCTCGAGATCACCCGCGGCCGCCGCATCGAGGCGGCGCACAAGCTGGGCATCGGCCGCAACACCATCACGCGCAAGATCCAGGAACTGGGCCTGGACGATTGA
- a CDS encoding LLM class flavin-dependent oxidoreductase — protein sequence MPPLSVLDLAPIPEGADAAAALARSLALARQAEACGYRRFWLAEHHNMDGVACSATAVLVGHVAGGTRRIRVGSGGVMLPNHAPLTVAEAFGTLATLYPERIDLGLGRAPGTDMATARALRRHMDGAGEDDFAQEVQELMHYLEPAQPGQKVRAIPGQGTRVPVWLLGSSLYGAQLAAYLGLPYAFASHFAPDLLDQALDIYRRSFRPSARWPRPHAMVAVNAVAADSDDEAATLATSLQQRFLAMQRGERGPLPRPVDPAAFARMGTPQEHAGAARMYACSAVGAPDTLRAQLRKIVERTQADELIMAGAIHDDAARLKSCALVAELAGATAGA from the coding sequence CTGCCGCCGTTGTCCGTCCTTGATCTGGCCCCGATTCCCGAGGGCGCCGATGCCGCTGCCGCCCTGGCCCGCTCGCTCGCGCTGGCACGCCAGGCCGAGGCCTGCGGCTACCGCCGCTTCTGGCTGGCCGAGCACCACAACATGGACGGTGTGGCCTGCTCGGCCACTGCGGTGCTGGTGGGCCATGTGGCCGGTGGCACGCGCCGCATCCGGGTGGGCTCGGGCGGCGTGATGCTGCCCAACCACGCCCCGCTGACCGTGGCCGAGGCCTTCGGCACGCTGGCCACGCTGTACCCCGAGCGCATCGATCTCGGCCTGGGCCGCGCCCCAGGCACCGACATGGCCACCGCCCGCGCGCTGCGCCGCCACATGGACGGCGCCGGCGAGGACGATTTTGCGCAGGAGGTGCAGGAGCTGATGCACTACCTCGAGCCGGCCCAGCCCGGCCAGAAGGTGCGCGCCATTCCCGGCCAGGGCACGCGGGTGCCGGTGTGGCTCCTGGGCTCCAGCCTGTATGGCGCGCAGCTGGCGGCCTATCTGGGCCTGCCCTATGCCTTTGCCTCGCACTTCGCGCCCGATCTGCTGGACCAGGCGCTGGACATCTACCGCCGCAGCTTCCGCCCCTCGGCACGCTGGCCCCGGCCGCATGCGATGGTGGCCGTGAACGCCGTGGCCGCCGACAGTGACGACGAAGCCGCCACCCTGGCCACCTCGCTGCAGCAGCGTTTTCTGGCCATGCAGCGCGGCGAGCGTGGCCCGCTGCCGCGGCCGGTGGACCCGGCCGCTTTTGCCCGCATGGGCACGCCGCAAGAGCATGCCGGCGCCGCGCGCATGTATGCCTGCAGCGCGGTGGGTGCGCCCGACACGCTGCGCGCGCAACTGCGCAAGATCGTCGAGCGCACGCAGGCCGACGAGCTGATCATGGCCGGCGCCATCCACGACGATGCGGCGCGGCTGAAGTCGTGCGCGCTGGTGGCCGAGCTGGCCGGCGCCACGGCAGGCGCCTGA
- a CDS encoding EI24 domain-containing protein encodes MKLLLDSFWRAAAYCLHPKIIGLSLLPLGIGVALALGLGWMYWETAVAGVRATLESWLLVDAALKWVESIAGASFRSVLAPLIVVLLVAPMIVVLSVLLVAMLMGPSIVNLVAERRFAAMERKRGGGWLGSLAWSVGCTLLALLLMGLSLPLWFIPPLVLVLPPLIWGWLTYRVMSFDALAEHASRDERRQILREHRMPLMGIGVITGYLGAAPSLLWAAGAMTLIFAPLFIALSVWLYTLVFAFSALWFTHYVLAALAALRHVRDAEPAPRAAVQPLHAADDPMVIDAEAPAAAPSSSTRPPAPPSAPGPSAPPFLPPPVS; translated from the coding sequence ATGAAACTCCTGCTTGATTCGTTCTGGCGCGCCGCCGCCTACTGCCTGCACCCCAAGATCATCGGCCTGTCGCTGCTGCCGCTGGGCATCGGCGTGGCCCTGGCGCTGGGCCTGGGCTGGATGTACTGGGAGACCGCCGTGGCCGGCGTGCGGGCCACGCTGGAAAGCTGGCTGCTGGTGGATGCCGCGCTGAAGTGGGTGGAATCCATCGCCGGCGCCTCGTTCCGCTCGGTGCTGGCGCCACTGATCGTGGTGCTGCTGGTGGCGCCGATGATCGTCGTGCTGTCGGTGCTGCTGGTGGCCATGCTGATGGGGCCGTCCATCGTCAACCTGGTGGCCGAGCGGCGCTTTGCCGCGATGGAGCGCAAGCGTGGCGGTGGCTGGCTCGGCAGCCTGGCCTGGTCGGTGGGCTGCACGCTGCTGGCCCTGCTGCTGATGGGCCTGAGCCTGCCACTGTGGTTCATCCCGCCGCTGGTGCTGGTGCTGCCGCCCCTGATCTGGGGCTGGCTCACCTACCGCGTGATGAGCTTCGATGCGCTGGCCGAACACGCCAGCCGCGACGAGCGCCGGCAGATCCTGCGCGAGCACCGCATGCCGCTGATGGGCATCGGCGTGATCACCGGCTACCTGGGCGCCGCGCCATCGCTGCTGTGGGCGGCCGGGGCGATGACGCTGATCTTCGCGCCCCTGTTCATCGCGTTGTCGGTGTGGCTGTACACGCTGGTGTTCGCGTTCTCGGCGCTGTGGTTCACGCACTATGTGCTGGCGGCGCTGGCCGCGCTGCGCCATGTGCGCGACGCCGAGCCCGCGCCCCGGGCCGCCGTGCAGCCCCTGCATGCCGCCGACGACCCGATGGTGATCGACGCCGAGGCGCCGGCCGCTGCGCCGTCGTCGTCGACCCGCCCGCCGGCGCCGCCCTCGGCCCCCGGGCCGTCGGCGCCCCCCTTCCTGCCGCCGCCAGTGTCCTGA
- a CDS encoding competence/damage-inducible protein A: protein MPSFGLIIVGDEILSGKRQDKHLPKVIELLAERGLQLAWARYVGDDRERITATLREAFASGDIVFSCGGIGATPDDHTRQAAAAALERPLELQPEAAELIRERMRDVAREQGLPYEPERADNQHRLNMGMFPAGAEIIPNPYNKIAGFSVGDVHFVPGFPVMAHPMVAWVLDQRYAGLHGGMRQRERSLIVMGAMEAALTPLMEAVEAAHPGIKVFSLPSVDHPQWGRHIELGVKGAAEAVPAAFEQLRSGLVAVDAQLGPEMVRD from the coding sequence ATGCCCAGCTTCGGTCTCATCATCGTCGGCGACGAAATCCTCTCCGGCAAGCGCCAGGACAAGCACCTGCCCAAGGTGATCGAGCTGCTGGCCGAGCGCGGCCTGCAGCTCGCCTGGGCGCGCTACGTGGGCGACGACCGCGAGCGCATCACCGCCACCTTGCGCGAGGCCTTTGCCTCGGGCGACATCGTGTTCAGCTGCGGCGGCATTGGCGCCACGCCCGACGACCACACCCGCCAGGCCGCCGCGGCGGCGCTCGAGCGGCCGCTGGAATTGCAGCCCGAGGCCGCCGAGCTGATCCGCGAACGCATGCGCGACGTGGCGCGCGAGCAGGGCCTGCCTTATGAGCCCGAGCGCGCCGACAACCAGCACCGGCTGAACATGGGCATGTTTCCGGCCGGAGCCGAGATCATCCCGAACCCTTACAACAAGATCGCCGGCTTTTCGGTAGGCGATGTGCACTTCGTGCCCGGCTTTCCGGTGATGGCCCATCCGATGGTGGCCTGGGTGCTCGACCAGCGCTACGCCGGGCTGCACGGCGGCATGCGCCAGCGCGAGCGCTCGCTGATCGTGATGGGCGCCATGGAGGCGGCGCTGACGCCGCTGATGGAGGCCGTGGAGGCCGCGCACCCCGGCATCAAGGTGTTCAGCCTGCCCAGCGTCGACCATCCGCAGTGGGGACGCCACATCGAGCTGGGCGTCAAGGGCGCGGCCGAGGCCGTGCCGGCGGCGTTCGAGCAGCTGCGCAGCGGGCTGGTGGCGGTCGACGCCCAGCTCGGCCCCGAAATGGTGCGAGACTAA
- the glnL gene encoding nitrogen regulation protein NR(II) — translation MSPPNSSAGNGGSRFDALDLLATMVAVVRPDGRMLFVNAMLEDVAGLSRRSLMRGNLFDWFVDPRQLRETVDSVSRNEISTGRFDGTLRRAPVAAHELLPVHVIVTQIDHHGGERVLVEMLEIEQQTKQDREERALGQVQANKELIRNLAHEIKNPLGGIRGAAQLLAMDIESKELTEYTQVIIHEADRLQALVDRLLAPHRRPHVVSDVNIHEVCERVRSLILAEFPRGLAVKRSYDTSIPEFRGDREQLIQAVLNIAHNAAQALAERMAAGDAQIVLRTRVARQVTIGKQRFRLALELHIEDNGPGVPEDIRDRIFFPLVSGRDGGSGLGLTLAQTFVQQHQGMIECDSEPGQTVFRIVIPLP, via the coding sequence ATGAGCCCGCCCAACAGTTCGGCCGGCAACGGCGGCTCGCGCTTCGACGCGCTGGATCTGCTGGCCACCATGGTGGCCGTGGTGCGGCCCGATGGCCGCATGCTGTTCGTCAACGCCATGCTCGAGGACGTGGCCGGCCTGTCGCGCCGCTCGTTGATGCGCGGCAACCTGTTCGACTGGTTCGTCGACCCGCGCCAGCTGCGCGAGACGGTGGATTCGGTGTCGCGCAACGAGATCAGCACCGGCCGTTTTGACGGCACCTTGCGCCGTGCGCCGGTGGCCGCGCACGAGCTGCTGCCGGTGCATGTGATCGTCACCCAGATCGACCACCACGGCGGCGAGCGCGTGCTGGTGGAGATGCTCGAGATCGAGCAGCAGACCAAGCAAGACCGCGAGGAGCGCGCGCTCGGCCAGGTGCAGGCCAACAAGGAGCTGATCCGCAACCTGGCGCACGAGATCAAGAACCCGCTGGGCGGCATCCGCGGCGCGGCGCAGCTGCTGGCCATGGACATCGAGAGCAAGGAGCTCACCGAGTACACCCAGGTCATCATCCACGAGGCCGACCGGCTGCAGGCGCTGGTCGATCGACTGCTGGCGCCGCACCGCCGGCCGCATGTGGTGAGCGACGTCAACATCCACGAGGTCTGCGAACGGGTGCGCTCGCTGATCCTGGCGGAGTTTCCGCGCGGCCTGGCGGTCAAGCGCAGCTACGACACCTCGATCCCCGAGTTTCGTGGCGACCGCGAGCAGCTGATCCAGGCGGTGCTCAACATCGCCCACAACGCCGCCCAGGCGCTGGCCGAGCGCATGGCCGCGGGCGACGCGCAGATCGTGCTGCGCACGCGGGTGGCCCGCCAGGTCACCATCGGCAAGCAGCGTTTTCGATTGGCACTGGAATTGCATATCGAGGACAACGGACCGGGCGTGCCCGAGGACATCCGCGATCGCATCTTCTTCCCGCTGGTTTCGGGGCGTGATGGCGGATCGGGCCTCGGGTTGACTCTGGCGCAGACGTTCGTGCAGCAGCACCAGGGCATGATCGAATGCGACAGCGAGCCCGGCCAGACCGTGTTCCGTATCGTGATCCCGTTGCCATGA